One Solanum pennellii chromosome 10, SPENNV200 genomic region harbors:
- the LOC107032217 gene encoding endo-1,3;1,4-beta-D-glucanase-like isoform X2 codes for MSGRECCENPPALSSSSGNGCVLKVGSFNAYVSGPSTSKLAILLVSDVYGYEAPNLRKLADKVAAAGYYVVVPDFFCGDPYTIEKSLSIWIQSHGTAKGFEDAKQIVAVLKDKGISAIGAAGFCWGAKVVTELAKSDYIQAAVLLHPSLVKVDDFKEVKAPIAILAAEIDKISPPELIIQFEEVLSSKPEVDKFVKIFPGVKHGWTVRYNVENKEAVQHAEEAHRDMLDWLTKYFKYSQKGSGLCSVRGPHSSM; via the exons ATGTCAGGGCGTGAATGCTGTGAGAATCCACCGGCTTTGAGCTCAAGTAGCGGAAATGGGTGTGTGTTAAAAGTTGGAAGCTTCAACGCATATGTTTCTGGTCCTTCCACTTCCAAACTCGCCATCCTCCTTGTCTCCGACGTTTATG GTTATGAAGCCCCAAATCTGAG GAAGCTTGCTGACAAAGTTGCAGCTGCAGGATACTATGTGGTGGTTCCTGATTTTTTTTGTGGTGATCCTTATACGATCGAGAAAAGTTTATCAATCTGGATACAATCACATGGAACA GCTAAAGGATTTGAAGATGCAAAACAGATTGTTGCAGTTCTCAAAGATAAAGGTATATCTGCAATTGGAGCTGCAGGGTTTTGCTGGGGTG CAAAGGTGGTTACTGAGCTAGCTAAGTCTGACTACATTCAAGCTGCAGTGCTATTGCACCCATCGTTAGTgaaagttgatgattttaaag AGGTTAAGGCACCAATAGCTATTTTAGCTGCTGAGATAGATAAAATCTCCCCTCCAGAGCTTATTATCCAGTTTGAGGAGGTTTTATCATCAAAACCTGAG GTGGacaaatttgtcaaaatttttcCTGGTGTTAAGCATGGATGGACAGTGAGATACAATGTTGAAAACAAAGAGGCTGTGCAGCATGCTGAAGAAGCCCACCGGGACATGTTGGATTGGCTTACCAAGTATTTCAA GTACAGTCAGAAGGGAAGTGGACTTTGCAGTGTCCGAGGTCCCCATTCCTCTATGTGA
- the LOC107032217 gene encoding endo-1,3;1,4-beta-D-glucanase-like isoform X1 — protein sequence MSGRECCENPPALSSSSGNGCVLKVGSFNAYVSGPSTSKLAILLVSDVYGYEAPNLRYMLFLNFSLKLADKVAAAGYYVVVPDFFCGDPYTIEKSLSIWIQSHGTAKGFEDAKQIVAVLKDKGISAIGAAGFCWGAKVVTELAKSDYIQAAVLLHPSLVKVDDFKEVKAPIAILAAEIDKISPPELIIQFEEVLSSKPEVDKFVKIFPGVKHGWTVRYNVENKEAVQHAEEAHRDMLDWLTKYFKYSQKGSGLCSVRGPHSSM from the exons ATGTCAGGGCGTGAATGCTGTGAGAATCCACCGGCTTTGAGCTCAAGTAGCGGAAATGGGTGTGTGTTAAAAGTTGGAAGCTTCAACGCATATGTTTCTGGTCCTTCCACTTCCAAACTCGCCATCCTCCTTGTCTCCGACGTTTATG GTTATGAAGCCCCAAATCTGAGGTACATGCTGTTTCTCAACTTCAGCCT GAAGCTTGCTGACAAAGTTGCAGCTGCAGGATACTATGTGGTGGTTCCTGATTTTTTTTGTGGTGATCCTTATACGATCGAGAAAAGTTTATCAATCTGGATACAATCACATGGAACA GCTAAAGGATTTGAAGATGCAAAACAGATTGTTGCAGTTCTCAAAGATAAAGGTATATCTGCAATTGGAGCTGCAGGGTTTTGCTGGGGTG CAAAGGTGGTTACTGAGCTAGCTAAGTCTGACTACATTCAAGCTGCAGTGCTATTGCACCCATCGTTAGTgaaagttgatgattttaaag AGGTTAAGGCACCAATAGCTATTTTAGCTGCTGAGATAGATAAAATCTCCCCTCCAGAGCTTATTATCCAGTTTGAGGAGGTTTTATCATCAAAACCTGAG GTGGacaaatttgtcaaaatttttcCTGGTGTTAAGCATGGATGGACAGTGAGATACAATGTTGAAAACAAAGAGGCTGTGCAGCATGCTGAAGAAGCCCACCGGGACATGTTGGATTGGCTTACCAAGTATTTCAA GTACAGTCAGAAGGGAAGTGGACTTTGCAGTGTCCGAGGTCCCCATTCCTCTATGTGA